In the genome of Nocardia sp. NBC_00416, one region contains:
- a CDS encoding helix-turn-helix domain-containing protein: MSNGSTLPRRALGRQLRKLRERAGLTQSAASRVAEISPQSYGRIEDGRVTKVMDLGLNALANVYNASDSERRLLLDLAQEIRASSPSGSGWWRAYDDAIAKGFDHYLALEEAANWVTSWQTAVVPGLLQTREYRRALTWATVPDSSPDETERILDVVMRRQDLLQRDDFRFEALLTEAVLGYGVGGSAVMEGQIKHLIERSEDSSVEIRIVPSEQDIPYGLNAGSFVLFSFPPLPTSKLQEPPVAYMEGLSGGLYMERASEVDKYSQEAQRIRHVALSASASRDLMLQVAKEQ; this comes from the coding sequence ATGTCCAATGGATCTACCCTCCCGCGGCGCGCTCTGGGCCGCCAACTGCGAAAACTGCGGGAGCGAGCAGGTTTGACACAATCGGCGGCGTCCCGGGTCGCCGAGATATCACCGCAGTCCTACGGCCGCATCGAGGACGGGCGAGTAACCAAGGTGATGGACCTCGGCCTCAACGCCCTGGCCAACGTCTACAACGCCAGCGATTCCGAACGTCGACTCCTACTCGATCTCGCCCAGGAAATCCGGGCATCGAGCCCGTCCGGTAGCGGGTGGTGGCGAGCGTATGACGATGCGATCGCGAAGGGGTTCGACCATTACCTGGCTCTGGAAGAGGCAGCGAACTGGGTTACGTCTTGGCAGACAGCAGTAGTTCCGGGCCTGCTCCAAACGCGCGAATACCGCCGAGCTCTGACGTGGGCCACAGTTCCGGACAGCTCCCCCGACGAGACAGAACGCATCCTCGATGTAGTGATGCGCCGACAAGACCTCCTTCAGCGTGACGACTTCCGATTCGAAGCGCTACTGACAGAGGCCGTTCTCGGTTACGGCGTCGGTGGATCCGCAGTGATGGAGGGACAGATCAAGCACCTGATCGAGCGTTCTGAAGATTCCAGCGTAGAGATCCGCATCGTCCCCTCGGAACAGGACATTCCGTACGGGCTGAATGCAGGCAGTTTCGTCCTGTTCAGCTTCCCGCCTCTTCCCACGTCCAAGCTCCAGGAGCCCCCTGTCGCCTACATGGAGGGCCTGTCCGGCGGCCTATATATGGAGCGTGCGTCCGAGGTCGACAAATACTCACAAGAGGCTCAACGAATTCGCCATGTAGCGTTGTCCGCGTCGGCATCCAGGGACCTGATGCTGCAGGTAGCGAAGGAGCAATGA
- a CDS encoding DUF397 domain-containing protein — translation MMMDLSGAKWFKSTRSGGKQDCVEAAHLDSGMVGVRDSKNPNGPALIFTPGEWDAFLHGAKNSEFDRA, via the coding sequence ATGATGATGGACCTGTCCGGCGCAAAGTGGTTCAAGAGCACGCGCAGCGGTGGAAAGCAGGACTGCGTCGAAGCCGCCCACCTCGACAGCGGCATGGTCGGCGTGCGCGACAGCAAGAACCCGAACGGACCCGCCCTGATCTTCACCCCCGGCGAATGGGACGCGTTCCTGCACGGCGCGAAGAACAGCGAGTTCGATCGCGCGTAA